From Acanthopagrus latus isolate v.2019 chromosome 22, fAcaLat1.1, whole genome shotgun sequence, the proteins below share one genomic window:
- the med23 gene encoding mediator of RNA polymerase II transcription subunit 23 isoform X2 — protein MALSMETQLQSIFEDVVKTEMIEEAFAGMFMDTPEDERTKLISCLGAFRHYWGTLPQESHEQCVQWIVRFIHSQHSPKRISFLYDCLAMAVETSLLTPRMVCVALISSDSLEWERTQLWALTFRLIRKIIGGVDYKGVRDLLKPVLDKIQTIPNTVSSAIVQQLLAAREVVEYILDRNACLLPAYFAVTEIRKLYPEGQLSHWLLGSMISDFEDSFRPTARINSICGRCSLLPVVNNSGAICNSWKLDPTTLRFPLKGMLPFDKDLFEPQTGLLRYVLEQPYSREMVCNMLGLNKQQKQRCPVLEEQLVDLVVYAMERSETEEHFDADIGGTSQLLWQHLSSQLIFFVLFQFASFPHMVLSLHQKLAGRGLIKGRDHLMWVLLQFISGSIQKNALADFLPVMKLFDLLYPEKECIPVPDINKPQSTHSFAMTCIWIHLNRKAQNDNSKLQIPIPHSLKLHHEFLQQSLRNKTLGMSDYKIALLCNAYSTNSECFTLPMGVLVETIYGNGSMRINLPGTNCMASGSVTPLPMNLLDSLTVHAKMSLIHSIATRVIKLAQAKSSIALAPALVETYSRLLVYMEIESLGIKGFISQLLPNVFKCHAWGILHTLLEMFSYRMHHIQPHYRVQLLSHLHSLAAVPQTNQNQLHLCVESTALRLITALGSSEVQPQFTRFLNDPKTVLSAESEELNRALILTLARATHVTDFFTGSDSIHGTWCKDILQTIMNFTPHNWASHTLSCFPAPLQAFFKQNNVPQESRFNLKKNVEEEYRKWKSMANENDIITHFSMQGSPPLFLCLLWKMLLETDHINQIGFRVLERIGARALVAHVRTFADFLVYEFSTSAGGQQLNKCIEILNDMVWKYNIVTLDRLILCLAMRSHEGNEAQVCYFIIQLLLLKPNDFRNRVNDFVKENAPEHWLQSDWHTKHMSYHKKYPEKLYFEGLADQVNPPMQLQPQYLPIYFGNVCLRFLPVFDIVIHRFLELLPVSKSLETLLDHLGGLYKFHDRPVTYLYNTLHYYERHLRDRTNLKRKLVHAIMSSLKDNRTPGWCLSETYLKFGMNPREDNVWIPDDTYYCKLIGRLVDTMAGKSPGPFPNCDWRFNEFPNPAAHALHVTCVELMALAVPGKDVGNALLNVVLKSQPLVPRESIIAWMNAIGLVITALPEPYWIVLHDRIVSVISSPALTSETEWAGCPFALLDFTACHQSYSEMNCSYVLALAHAVWHHSSIGQLSLIPKFLSETLKPVVQTEFQLLYVYHLVGPFLQRFQQERTRCMLEIGVAFYEMLQAVDQHSQHLSYMDPICDFLYHIKYMYTGDSVKEQVEKIIMTLRPAMKLRLRFITHSSIVETSSLAATATSVSSSTSSSSTPQPSTSSLSSSSAAASPSSTQHTHTPM, from the exons ATGGCGCTCTCCATGGAAACGCAGCTCCAGAGCATCTTTGAGGATGTTGTG AAAACTGAGATGATCGAAGAGGCCTTTGCTGG GATGTTTATGGACACTCCAGAGGATGAGAGGACCAAACTAATCAGCTGCCTCGGAGCCTTCAGGCATTACTGGGGGACACTACCACAG GAGTCTCATGAACAGTGTGTACAGTGGATAGTGCGGTTTATACACAGCCAGCACAGTCCAAAAAGGATCTCCTTCCTCTATGACTGTCTAGCAATGGCGGTTGAGACCAGCCTGTTAACGCCCag GATGGTGTGTGTGGCTCTGATAAGCTCAGATAGTTTGGAGTGGGAGAGGACTCAACTGTGGGCGTTAACATTCAGACTGATTCGCAAGATCATCGGAGGAGTGGACTACAAg ggTGTTCGAGATCTGTTGAAACCTGTACTGGATAAAATTCAAACCATTCCTAACACTGTCAGCTCAGCTATAGTCCAGCAGCTTCTGGCTGCCAGAGAG GTGGTAGAATATATCCTGGACAGAAATGCCTGCCTCCTGCCAGCCTACTTTGCCGTCACAGAAATCAGAAAACTATATCCAGAAGGACAGTTATCGCACTGG CTTCTTGGCAGTATGATATCAGACTTTGAGGACAGTTTCAGACCCACAGCCAGAATCAACTCCATCTGTG gTCGGTGCAGCTTGTTACCAGTAGTGAATAACAGCGGGGCCATCTGTAACTCGTGGAAATTAGACCCCACTACTCTACGCTTCCCTCTGAAGGGCATGCTGCCATTTGACAAG GACCTGTTTGAGCCACAGACGGGCTTGCTGCGCTACGTGTTAGAGCAACCATATTCGAGAGAAATGGTGTGCAACATGTTAGGACTCAACAAACAG caAAAGCAGCGTTGCCCGGTGCTagaggagcagctggtggacCTCGTGGTATACGCCATGGAGCGCTCCGAGACCGAGGAACACTTTGACGCTGATATCGGGGGCACGAGCCAGTTGCTGTGGCAGCACCTCTCCTCCCAGCTCatcttctttgtgttgtttcagtttgcAAGCTTCCCTCACATGGTGCTGTCGTTGCACCAGAAG CTTGCAGGTAGAGGTCTCATTAAAGGTAGAGACCACCTGATGTGGGTCCTGCTGCAGTTCATATCGGGAAGCATTCAGAAGAACGCCTTAGCTGACTTCCTGCCTGTCATGAAGCTCTTTGACCTGCTTTACCCAGAAAAAGAG TGTATTCCAGTTCCAGACATTAACAAGCCCCAGTCGACTCATTCCTTCGCCATGACCTGTATCTGGATCCACCTGAACCGCAAAGCTCAGAACGACAACTCCAAACTCCAGATACCAATACCACATTCTCTGAAACTGCACCATGA GTTTCTCCAGCAGTCGCTGCGTAACAAGACTCTGGGGATGTCCGATTACAAGATCGCCCTGCTGTGCAACGCCTACAGCACCAACTCGGAGTGCTTCACTCTGCCGATGGGCGTCCTGGTGGAGACCATCTATGGGAACGGATCAATGAGGATCAACCTACCCGGCACCAACTGTATGGCATCAGGATCTGTCACCCCGCTGCCTATGAACCTGCTGGATTCACTCACAGTGCACGCTAAGATGAG TCTGATCCACAGTATTGCCACACGGGTAATAAAACTGGCCCAGGCCAAATCCAGCATTGCTCTGGCCCCTGCACTGGTAGAAACATACAGCAGACTGTTGGTCTACATGGAGATCGAGTCACTGGGCATCAAAGGATTCATCA gcCAGCTGCTGCCCAATGTGTTTAAGTGTCACGCTTGGGGAATCCTTCACACGTTACTGGAGATGTTCAGCTACAGGATGCACCACATCCAGCCACACTACAGAGTCCAACTGCTAAGTCATCTGCACAGTCTGGCTGCTGTGCCCCAGACCAACCAGAACCAGCTGCATCTGTG tgttGAGAGCACAGCTCTGCGGTTGATCACAGCCTTGGGGAGCTCTGAAGTGCAGCCCCAGTTCACTCGCTTCCTCAACGACCCAAAGACGGTTCTGTCAGCTGAATCTGAGGAGCTGAACCGAGCCTTGATCCTCACCCTGGCCAGAGCCACACACGTCACTG ATTTTTTCACAGGGTCCGACTCCATCCATGGGACTTGGTGTAAAGACATCCTCCAAACCATCATGAACTTCACGCCTCATAACTGggcatcacacacactctcctgctTCCCTGCTCCACTACAG GCGTTCTTCAAACAGAACAACGTTCCTCAGGAGTCTCGATTCAACCTGAAGAAGAACGTGGAAGAGGAGTACAGAAAGTGGAAGTCCATGGCCAATGAGAACGACATCATTACCCACTTCTCCATGCAGGGATCGCCCCCACTGttcctctgtctgctgtggaaGATGCTGCTGGAGACAGACCACATAAACCAGATAGGCTTCAG GGTCTTGGAGCGTATCGGGGCTCGTGCACTGGTGGCTCACGTGCGAACATTTGCAGACTTCCTTGTCTACGAGTTCTCAACATCTGCCGGCGGGCAGCAGCTGAACAAGTGCATCGAAATTCTCAACGACATGGTCTGGAAATACAACATAGTCACCCTGGACAGACTCATCCTGTGTCTG GCGATGCGCAGCCACGAGGGCAACGAGGCTCAGGTCTGTTACTTCATaatccagctgctgctgctgaagcccAACGACTTCAGGAACCGAGTTAACGATTTTGTCAAGGAGAACGCTCCTGAGCACTGGCTGCAGAGCGACTGGCACACCAAGCACATGAGCTACCACAAG AAATACCCAGAGAAGCTGTACTTCGAGGGCCTTGCAGACCAAGTCAACCCTCCCATGCAGCTCCAGCCTCAGTACCTGCCCATCTACTTCGGCAACGTGTGCCTGCGCTTCCTGCCCGTCTTTGATATCGTCATCCACCGCTTCCTGGAGCTCCTTCCTGTCTCCAAGTCTCTGGAAACGCTCCTCGATCATCTGGGAGGCTTGTACAAGTTTCATG accGCCCAGTCACCTACCTCTACAACACACTTCACTACTACGAGCGACATCTGAGAGACAGAACCAATCTGAAGAGGAAGCTTGTGCACGCCATCATGTCGTCACTGAAG gacaacCGTACGCCAGGTTGGTGCCTGAGTGAAACCTACCTGAAGTTTGGCATGAACCCAAGAGAGGACAACGTGTGGATCCCTGATGACACCTACTACTGCAAGCTGATTGGACGCCTGGTGGACA CCATGGCTGGCAAGTCACCCGGCCCCTTCCCCAACTGTGACTGGAGGTTCAATGAGTTCCCCAACCCCGCAGCCCACGCCCTGCACGTCACCTGCGTGGAGCTGATGGCTTTGGCCGTGCCAGGAAAAGATGTCGGGAACGCTCTGCTCAACGTTGTGTTGAAGAG CCAACCTCTGGTTCCCAGGGAGAGCATCATAGCTTGGATGAATGCCATTGGGCTTGTGATTACTGCACTTCCT GAGCCCTACTGGATCGTTCTCCACGACCGCATTGTGTCTGTGATCAGCTCTCCGGCGCTGACGTCTGAGACAGAGTGGGCAGGTTGTCCCTTCGCCTTGCTGGACTTCACAGCCTGCCACCAGAGCTACAGTGAAATGAACTGCAGCTATGTGCTAGCATTAGCGCACGCTGTCTGGCATCACTCCTCCATCGGACAGCTGTCTCTTATCCCCAA attCCTGTCAGAGACGCTGAAGCCCGTCGTCCAGACAGAGTTCCAGTTACTCTACGTGTATCACCTGGTGGGACCGTTCCTGCAGCGCTTCCAGCAGGAGAGGACCCGATGCATGTTGGAG ATCGGCGTGGCCTTCTATGAGATGCTCCAGGCGGTGGACCAGCACTCCCAACATCTCAGCTACATGGATCCAATCTGTGACTTCCTCTATCACATCAAATACATGTACACTGGAGACAGCgtgaaggagcag GTGGAGAAAATCATCATGACTTTACGTCCGGCGATGAAGCTGCGCCTGCgcttcatcacacacagcagcatcgTAGAGACTTCGTCGCTGGCTGCCACCGCCACCTCcgtttcctcctccacctcctcctcctccacccctcagCCGTCCACCTCCTCGCTCTCGTCATCCTCCGCCGCCGCCTCGCCCTCctccacacagcacacacacacacctatgtAG
- the med23 gene encoding mediator of RNA polymerase II transcription subunit 23 isoform X1, whose protein sequence is MALSMETQLQSIFEDVVKTEMIEEAFAGMFMDTPEDERTKLISCLGAFRHYWGTLPQESHEQCVQWIVRFIHSQHSPKRISFLYDCLAMAVETSLLTPRMVCVALISSDSLEWERTQLWALTFRLIRKIIGGVDYKGVRDLLKPVLDKIQTIPNTVSSAIVQQLLAAREVVEYILDRNACLLPAYFAVTEIRKLYPEGQLSHWLLGSMISDFEDSFRPTARINSICGRCSLLPVVNNSGAICNSWKLDPTTLRFPLKGMLPFDKDLFEPQTGLLRYVLEQPYSREMVCNMLGLNKQTLNIAQQKQRCPVLEEQLVDLVVYAMERSETEEHFDADIGGTSQLLWQHLSSQLIFFVLFQFASFPHMVLSLHQKLAGRGLIKGRDHLMWVLLQFISGSIQKNALADFLPVMKLFDLLYPEKECIPVPDINKPQSTHSFAMTCIWIHLNRKAQNDNSKLQIPIPHSLKLHHEFLQQSLRNKTLGMSDYKIALLCNAYSTNSECFTLPMGVLVETIYGNGSMRINLPGTNCMASGSVTPLPMNLLDSLTVHAKMSLIHSIATRVIKLAQAKSSIALAPALVETYSRLLVYMEIESLGIKGFISQLLPNVFKCHAWGILHTLLEMFSYRMHHIQPHYRVQLLSHLHSLAAVPQTNQNQLHLCVESTALRLITALGSSEVQPQFTRFLNDPKTVLSAESEELNRALILTLARATHVTDFFTGSDSIHGTWCKDILQTIMNFTPHNWASHTLSCFPAPLQAFFKQNNVPQESRFNLKKNVEEEYRKWKSMANENDIITHFSMQGSPPLFLCLLWKMLLETDHINQIGFRVLERIGARALVAHVRTFADFLVYEFSTSAGGQQLNKCIEILNDMVWKYNIVTLDRLILCLAMRSHEGNEAQVCYFIIQLLLLKPNDFRNRVNDFVKENAPEHWLQSDWHTKHMSYHKKYPEKLYFEGLADQVNPPMQLQPQYLPIYFGNVCLRFLPVFDIVIHRFLELLPVSKSLETLLDHLGGLYKFHDRPVTYLYNTLHYYERHLRDRTNLKRKLVHAIMSSLKDNRTPGWCLSETYLKFGMNPREDNVWIPDDTYYCKLIGRLVDTMAGKSPGPFPNCDWRFNEFPNPAAHALHVTCVELMALAVPGKDVGNALLNVVLKSQPLVPRESIIAWMNAIGLVITALPEPYWIVLHDRIVSVISSPALTSETEWAGCPFALLDFTACHQSYSEMNCSYVLALAHAVWHHSSIGQLSLIPKFLSETLKPVVQTEFQLLYVYHLVGPFLQRFQQERTRCMLEIGVAFYEMLQAVDQHSQHLSYMDPICDFLYHIKYMYTGDSVKEQVEKIIMTLRPAMKLRLRFITHSSIVETSSLAATATSVSSSTSSSSTPQPSTSSLSSSSAAASPSSTQHTHTPM, encoded by the exons ATGGCGCTCTCCATGGAAACGCAGCTCCAGAGCATCTTTGAGGATGTTGTG AAAACTGAGATGATCGAAGAGGCCTTTGCTGG GATGTTTATGGACACTCCAGAGGATGAGAGGACCAAACTAATCAGCTGCCTCGGAGCCTTCAGGCATTACTGGGGGACACTACCACAG GAGTCTCATGAACAGTGTGTACAGTGGATAGTGCGGTTTATACACAGCCAGCACAGTCCAAAAAGGATCTCCTTCCTCTATGACTGTCTAGCAATGGCGGTTGAGACCAGCCTGTTAACGCCCag GATGGTGTGTGTGGCTCTGATAAGCTCAGATAGTTTGGAGTGGGAGAGGACTCAACTGTGGGCGTTAACATTCAGACTGATTCGCAAGATCATCGGAGGAGTGGACTACAAg ggTGTTCGAGATCTGTTGAAACCTGTACTGGATAAAATTCAAACCATTCCTAACACTGTCAGCTCAGCTATAGTCCAGCAGCTTCTGGCTGCCAGAGAG GTGGTAGAATATATCCTGGACAGAAATGCCTGCCTCCTGCCAGCCTACTTTGCCGTCACAGAAATCAGAAAACTATATCCAGAAGGACAGTTATCGCACTGG CTTCTTGGCAGTATGATATCAGACTTTGAGGACAGTTTCAGACCCACAGCCAGAATCAACTCCATCTGTG gTCGGTGCAGCTTGTTACCAGTAGTGAATAACAGCGGGGCCATCTGTAACTCGTGGAAATTAGACCCCACTACTCTACGCTTCCCTCTGAAGGGCATGCTGCCATTTGACAAG GACCTGTTTGAGCCACAGACGGGCTTGCTGCGCTACGTGTTAGAGCAACCATATTCGAGAGAAATGGTGTGCAACATGTTAGGACTCAACAAACAG ACTCTGAACATTGCCCAG caAAAGCAGCGTTGCCCGGTGCTagaggagcagctggtggacCTCGTGGTATACGCCATGGAGCGCTCCGAGACCGAGGAACACTTTGACGCTGATATCGGGGGCACGAGCCAGTTGCTGTGGCAGCACCTCTCCTCCCAGCTCatcttctttgtgttgtttcagtttgcAAGCTTCCCTCACATGGTGCTGTCGTTGCACCAGAAG CTTGCAGGTAGAGGTCTCATTAAAGGTAGAGACCACCTGATGTGGGTCCTGCTGCAGTTCATATCGGGAAGCATTCAGAAGAACGCCTTAGCTGACTTCCTGCCTGTCATGAAGCTCTTTGACCTGCTTTACCCAGAAAAAGAG TGTATTCCAGTTCCAGACATTAACAAGCCCCAGTCGACTCATTCCTTCGCCATGACCTGTATCTGGATCCACCTGAACCGCAAAGCTCAGAACGACAACTCCAAACTCCAGATACCAATACCACATTCTCTGAAACTGCACCATGA GTTTCTCCAGCAGTCGCTGCGTAACAAGACTCTGGGGATGTCCGATTACAAGATCGCCCTGCTGTGCAACGCCTACAGCACCAACTCGGAGTGCTTCACTCTGCCGATGGGCGTCCTGGTGGAGACCATCTATGGGAACGGATCAATGAGGATCAACCTACCCGGCACCAACTGTATGGCATCAGGATCTGTCACCCCGCTGCCTATGAACCTGCTGGATTCACTCACAGTGCACGCTAAGATGAG TCTGATCCACAGTATTGCCACACGGGTAATAAAACTGGCCCAGGCCAAATCCAGCATTGCTCTGGCCCCTGCACTGGTAGAAACATACAGCAGACTGTTGGTCTACATGGAGATCGAGTCACTGGGCATCAAAGGATTCATCA gcCAGCTGCTGCCCAATGTGTTTAAGTGTCACGCTTGGGGAATCCTTCACACGTTACTGGAGATGTTCAGCTACAGGATGCACCACATCCAGCCACACTACAGAGTCCAACTGCTAAGTCATCTGCACAGTCTGGCTGCTGTGCCCCAGACCAACCAGAACCAGCTGCATCTGTG tgttGAGAGCACAGCTCTGCGGTTGATCACAGCCTTGGGGAGCTCTGAAGTGCAGCCCCAGTTCACTCGCTTCCTCAACGACCCAAAGACGGTTCTGTCAGCTGAATCTGAGGAGCTGAACCGAGCCTTGATCCTCACCCTGGCCAGAGCCACACACGTCACTG ATTTTTTCACAGGGTCCGACTCCATCCATGGGACTTGGTGTAAAGACATCCTCCAAACCATCATGAACTTCACGCCTCATAACTGggcatcacacacactctcctgctTCCCTGCTCCACTACAG GCGTTCTTCAAACAGAACAACGTTCCTCAGGAGTCTCGATTCAACCTGAAGAAGAACGTGGAAGAGGAGTACAGAAAGTGGAAGTCCATGGCCAATGAGAACGACATCATTACCCACTTCTCCATGCAGGGATCGCCCCCACTGttcctctgtctgctgtggaaGATGCTGCTGGAGACAGACCACATAAACCAGATAGGCTTCAG GGTCTTGGAGCGTATCGGGGCTCGTGCACTGGTGGCTCACGTGCGAACATTTGCAGACTTCCTTGTCTACGAGTTCTCAACATCTGCCGGCGGGCAGCAGCTGAACAAGTGCATCGAAATTCTCAACGACATGGTCTGGAAATACAACATAGTCACCCTGGACAGACTCATCCTGTGTCTG GCGATGCGCAGCCACGAGGGCAACGAGGCTCAGGTCTGTTACTTCATaatccagctgctgctgctgaagcccAACGACTTCAGGAACCGAGTTAACGATTTTGTCAAGGAGAACGCTCCTGAGCACTGGCTGCAGAGCGACTGGCACACCAAGCACATGAGCTACCACAAG AAATACCCAGAGAAGCTGTACTTCGAGGGCCTTGCAGACCAAGTCAACCCTCCCATGCAGCTCCAGCCTCAGTACCTGCCCATCTACTTCGGCAACGTGTGCCTGCGCTTCCTGCCCGTCTTTGATATCGTCATCCACCGCTTCCTGGAGCTCCTTCCTGTCTCCAAGTCTCTGGAAACGCTCCTCGATCATCTGGGAGGCTTGTACAAGTTTCATG accGCCCAGTCACCTACCTCTACAACACACTTCACTACTACGAGCGACATCTGAGAGACAGAACCAATCTGAAGAGGAAGCTTGTGCACGCCATCATGTCGTCACTGAAG gacaacCGTACGCCAGGTTGGTGCCTGAGTGAAACCTACCTGAAGTTTGGCATGAACCCAAGAGAGGACAACGTGTGGATCCCTGATGACACCTACTACTGCAAGCTGATTGGACGCCTGGTGGACA CCATGGCTGGCAAGTCACCCGGCCCCTTCCCCAACTGTGACTGGAGGTTCAATGAGTTCCCCAACCCCGCAGCCCACGCCCTGCACGTCACCTGCGTGGAGCTGATGGCTTTGGCCGTGCCAGGAAAAGATGTCGGGAACGCTCTGCTCAACGTTGTGTTGAAGAG CCAACCTCTGGTTCCCAGGGAGAGCATCATAGCTTGGATGAATGCCATTGGGCTTGTGATTACTGCACTTCCT GAGCCCTACTGGATCGTTCTCCACGACCGCATTGTGTCTGTGATCAGCTCTCCGGCGCTGACGTCTGAGACAGAGTGGGCAGGTTGTCCCTTCGCCTTGCTGGACTTCACAGCCTGCCACCAGAGCTACAGTGAAATGAACTGCAGCTATGTGCTAGCATTAGCGCACGCTGTCTGGCATCACTCCTCCATCGGACAGCTGTCTCTTATCCCCAA attCCTGTCAGAGACGCTGAAGCCCGTCGTCCAGACAGAGTTCCAGTTACTCTACGTGTATCACCTGGTGGGACCGTTCCTGCAGCGCTTCCAGCAGGAGAGGACCCGATGCATGTTGGAG ATCGGCGTGGCCTTCTATGAGATGCTCCAGGCGGTGGACCAGCACTCCCAACATCTCAGCTACATGGATCCAATCTGTGACTTCCTCTATCACATCAAATACATGTACACTGGAGACAGCgtgaaggagcag GTGGAGAAAATCATCATGACTTTACGTCCGGCGATGAAGCTGCGCCTGCgcttcatcacacacagcagcatcgTAGAGACTTCGTCGCTGGCTGCCACCGCCACCTCcgtttcctcctccacctcctcctcctccacccctcagCCGTCCACCTCCTCGCTCTCGTCATCCTCCGCCGCCGCCTCGCCCTCctccacacagcacacacacacacctatgtAG